CCGAAACGAGATTTCGCCGTGCGTAGTATAACGGCATTCGTTGAGTTTGGCTAAATTTAGCCAACAAAAAAGGGGCATATAGCCCCTTTTCTGACAAACTGCTAAGCAGTCGCTTATTAGCGACGTAGACCTAGACGAGCGATTAGGTCTTGGTAACGACCTAGATCTTTACCTTTTAGGTAGTCTAGAAGCTTACGACGGCGAGAAACCATGCGTAGTAGACCACGACGGCTGTGGTGATCGCCTTTGTGAGCTTTGAAGTGACCTTGTAGGTGGTTGATAGAAGCAGTTAGTAGTGCTACTTGTACTTCTGGTGAACCAGTGTCGCCTTCGCCACGTGCGTAATCTGCAACGATTGCTGCTTTAGTTTCTGCATTCAGAGACATAATTCTCTCCTAAATAAGAGTAGGTTAATATTTGTACCAGCCAATCTCTGATTCAGCCGGTACGAGGAGCGCGAATTATAGGGTATGTACAGAGGTTAAGCAATAGATTTTGCAAAGCTAGGCTTAGCAAAAAGAACGCGAAGCGAGCTTCGCTTTGAGAGTAGAGAATGTAAAGCTGTGCTTTGCTTCGAGAGTATAGAAATGTGAATAGGGAACGTTCAGTAACATGCTCAACTCATAGTAAGTATCAAATGCCCTACCCCCGCCTCTCGAATCGCGATTCTCAACTCTCGAAACTCCGCGTGAGCCGTGCGTTCCCATTCCCACCGTTTCTGGTACACTTACGCCATCAAAATCTAGCTATCTGAACAAACAGGATTCTCTATGAAAATCGGTATCATCGGCGCGATGGAACAAGAAGTTGCCATCCTTAAAGGCTCTATCGACAACTGCCAAGAAGTCACCAAAGCAGGTTGTACTTTCTTCTCTGGCCAACTAAACGGTGTTGAAGTGGTGCTACTTCAGTCTGGTATCGGTAAAGTGTCAGCGGCTGTCGGTACCGCTATCTTGCTTGAACAATACCAACCAGATGTTGTGATCAACACAGGTTCTGCCGGTGGTTTTGACTCAAGCCTAAACTTAGGTGACGTGGTTATCTCAACTGAAGTTCGCCACCACGATGCCGACGTTACTGCATTTGGTTACGAAATTGGTCAAATGGCGCAACAACCAGCGGCATTTATCGCAGACGAGAAACTGATGGATGTAGCCGAGCAAGCATTGGCACAAATGGAAGGTACGCACGCAGTACGCGGTCTAATTTGTACCGGTGATGCTTTTGTGGCGAGCGCAGAGCGTCAAGCATTCATTCGCACCCACTTCCCTTCTGTTATCGCAGTAGAGATGGAAGCGGCAGCCATTGCCCAGACTTGTCATCAGTTCAAAGTTCCATTTGTAGTCGTTCGTGCTATCTCTGACGTTGCAGACAAAGAAGCGGGTATGAGTTTTGATGAGTTCCTGCCACTTGCAGCAAAAAGCTCATCAGAAATGGTGGTGAAAATGGTTGAGCTATTAAAAGCTTAATCACTCAGTAAGCAGACTCTGATTCTCATGGACGATATTATTAATCAACTGCTTGCTCACAGTGCGCTTCTGGTTCTATGGGGCGCACTGCTTTGCAACTGGTTACTTCCTTTTCCCAGAGAAGCTCATCCAGCCATTTTGTGGCACAAATTCGCACAGCTGCTGGCAAGCAAAGTAAACTCACCAACCCATTATTCACAAAGTTTGATTTCAGGCACCTTAGCTTGGCTGTTGATGATGTTGCCAATGTTATTGGTACTTGGGGCATTAAAAACGCTTGTTTGGCAGCCACAACTATACGAGCTTGCGTTTCTTCTCCTTGCGCTTGATTGGCGTAATAACGACAAGTTTGCTAATCAGTTTACCCAGCGCCTTGCCGAAGAAAATTCATCGGCAGCCAAATTGCTCCTCGCCCCTCTCGTTAACCGTTCTACCGATACCTTATCTTTACTTGGGCTTGGCAAAGCGGGTTGTGAAACCTTAATCATGAGTTACGGACGCAATGTGGTCGCCGTGCTATTTTGGTACGCCATTGGCGGCGGGATTGGCGCCTTTATGTATCGAATGGCAATGGAGCTCGCTCGTGCTTGGTCTCCATCACGACCACAATTTATGCCATTTGGTATTCCAGCAATCAGAGCACTTGCCGTACTAGACTTTATCCCGCTGCGCCTCTTCGCACTGCTTGTCTTAGCGGGTAATGGCGCGAGCAATATTCTTACTCTGATTAAGCAGCAAGCTGCCTCATGGCCTCTGCCAGGACCTTCTTGGTTGCTAATTGCTTGCGGAGGTAAACTGGAATTATCATTAGCGGGCCCTGCTATTTATAGCGGCAAAAAAGCGGTACGCGCTAAGCTCGGCGGGCGTATTGCCCCCGCGGCTCTTCACTTTGCCCAATTACGTAAACTACTCATCAATCGTTTGTGGTTGTGGGTCGTCATTCAAAGCCTAGTCATGGGCGTCATATACCAAGGATTATAATGATTCGCATAGCTATACTGCTTCTATCTGTCAGCTTTTCTCTTCATGCGCAAACGATTGAGCGAGTCATTAGCTTAGCGCCCTCGGCGACCGAACTTGCCTATGCAGCGGGGTTAGGTGACAAACTGATTGCCGTTAGCGAGCGCTCTGATTACCCAGAGTTTGCTAAGGATTTAGAAAAAGTAGCCAACTATCAAGGGCTCAACATTGAACGAATCATAACCCTTCAGCCCGATCTTATCGTCGCATGGTCATCGGGCAATCCCAGTAAAGATTTGGCTAAGTTGCGTCAGTTCGGTTTTACGATTTATGAGTCGAATGCAGCGACATTGGAAGACATCGCCGTCAATATAGAAGAATTAAGCCAATACGCAGATGATCCAAGCTATGGCGAAAAAAATGCTCGTGAGTTTCGTCAGTCATTAGAACAACTTAAGCAGAAATATCATACGGAGCAATCTGTCAGCTACTTTTACCAGCTAAGTGAAAAGCCAATCATCACTGTGGCTAAGGGACATTGGCCGAGTGAAGTTTTCTCTTTTTGTGGTGGCGTCAATGTCTTTGCCAATAGTGCGGCATCTTATCCACAAGTGGGGCTAGAGCAGGTTCTACTGGCCAATCCCGAGGTAATTTTTACTTCTCGCCATGCCATCGAAAACTCGAAAATGTGGCAACCATGGCATGCACAGTTACAAGCATTACACAACCAGCACATTTGGACTTTGCAGTCCGACTGGATTAACCGACCAACGCAACGAACGCTGCTCGCGATAGAGCAAGTTTGTGAGCGATTCGAAACAGTCAGACAAAAGCGTTAACGGTTGCGTTGATTATCTCGTACTATGCTGCGCCGATTTTCATGACAACATACGTACCTAAGCGTCTACGGCTACTTGGGTATTAGCACAACATTTTTATTATAACTATTGAGATCCTAACAACATGGATTCCTTGTTAATTTATTTAGTTGACCAATTTGGCACTGCCATTTTTGCAATTTCTGGGGTTCTACTCGCTGGGCGACTTAAAATGGACCCTTTTGGGGTGATTGTTTTAGCCAGTGTGACGGCAATAGGTGGCGGCACCATTCGAGATATGGCATTAGGTGCCACACCGGTATTCTGGATCACTGATACCAACTATTTATGGGTTATCTTTATTACTTGTTTGGCGACAATGCTTATTGTTCGTCGACCTAAACGTCTAGCTTGGTGGATTTTGCCGGTTTGTGATGCGGTAGGGTTGGCGGTATTTGTTGGTATTGGTGTCGAAAAAGCGATGATGTACCAAGACTCAGCGTTGATCGCCATTATTATGGGCGTGATCACTGGCTGTGGCGGCGGCATTATCCGCGATGTACTCGCTCGTGAAGTCCCCATGGTACTTAGAAGTGAAGTTTACGCGACGGCATGCATTATTGGCGGGGCATTCCACACCACCGCACTGGCAATGGACTACAGCAACGATACCGCATT
This is a stretch of genomic DNA from Vibrio panuliri. It encodes these proteins:
- the rpsO gene encoding 30S ribosomal protein S15, which produces MSLNAETKAAIVADYARGEGDTGSPEVQVALLTASINHLQGHFKAHKGDHHSRRGLLRMVSRRRKLLDYLKGKDLGRYQDLIARLGLRR
- the mtnN gene encoding 5'-methylthioadenosine/S-adenosylhomocysteine nucleosidase: MKIGIIGAMEQEVAILKGSIDNCQEVTKAGCTFFSGQLNGVEVVLLQSGIGKVSAAVGTAILLEQYQPDVVINTGSAGGFDSSLNLGDVVISTEVRHHDADVTAFGYEIGQMAQQPAAFIADEKLMDVAEQALAQMEGTHAVRGLICTGDAFVASAERQAFIRTHFPSVIAVEMEAAAIAQTCHQFKVPFVVVRAISDVADKEAGMSFDEFLPLAAKSSSEMVVKMVELLKA
- a CDS encoding cobalamin biosynthesis family protein codes for the protein MDDIINQLLAHSALLVLWGALLCNWLLPFPREAHPAILWHKFAQLLASKVNSPTHYSQSLISGTLAWLLMMLPMLLVLGALKTLVWQPQLYELAFLLLALDWRNNDKFANQFTQRLAEENSSAAKLLLAPLVNRSTDTLSLLGLGKAGCETLIMSYGRNVVAVLFWYAIGGGIGAFMYRMAMELARAWSPSRPQFMPFGIPAIRALAVLDFIPLRLFALLVLAGNGASNILTLIKQQAASWPLPGPSWLLIACGGKLELSLAGPAIYSGKKAVRAKLGGRIAPAALHFAQLRKLLINRLWLWVVIQSLVMGVIYQGL
- the btuF gene encoding vitamin B12 ABC transporter substrate-binding protein BtuF, which codes for MIRIAILLLSVSFSLHAQTIERVISLAPSATELAYAAGLGDKLIAVSERSDYPEFAKDLEKVANYQGLNIERIITLQPDLIVAWSSGNPSKDLAKLRQFGFTIYESNAATLEDIAVNIEELSQYADDPSYGEKNAREFRQSLEQLKQKYHTEQSVSYFYQLSEKPIITVAKGHWPSEVFSFCGGVNVFANSAASYPQVGLEQVLLANPEVIFTSRHAIENSKMWQPWHAQLQALHNQHIWTLQSDWINRPTQRTLLAIEQVCERFETVRQKR
- a CDS encoding TRIC cation channel family protein, which produces MDSLLIYLVDQFGTAIFAISGVLLAGRLKMDPFGVIVLASVTAIGGGTIRDMALGATPVFWITDTNYLWVIFITCLATMLIVRRPKRLAWWILPVCDAVGLAVFVGIGVEKAMMYQDSALIAIIMGVITGCGGGIIRDVLAREVPMVLRSEVYATACIIGGAFHTTALAMDYSNDTAFLVGVISTLVIRLGAIRWHLSLPIFALNR